In the Populus nigra chromosome 2, ddPopNigr1.1, whole genome shotgun sequence genome, AGCAAACCAGAAACGGGCAAAACTGGAAAAGAATCTTAAGCTCAGGGGTTTGTCAACCAAAGAATCAGAGGGTTCTGGAGATGAAAATGGCTTTTATTCTGTGGATCTGACCCCAGAGCTCTTCACATCTGCCATAGAAACTGCATTCAAAgcctttcatattttttctaaaccATTGATCAATATGATGAAAGCAACTCCATTGAATCCAACGTTGTTTATGCAAAGAGAGCTCACAAACAGTATGCATTTGAGTCTTAAATATCTCAAAGAATGTTCAGTGGGTATCATCACGAGAACTTCTCAACTAAAGCGGACGGCGGGGCAGTTTCAAAGGAGAGTTTCTTTCACCAATTTCTTGCTACGAGGGAAATGGATCCTTTATTCATGCTATGTCAGAACCCAAATTCTGTTTTTGGCAAATTTTGCACGAGCAAGTCCCTGGTGGTGGTTCACCCAAAGTTCGAGGCTTCATTCTTTGGAAAATTAGATCagagaaattatataaaaagggGAGGGCATCCAAGAACGCCATTCTAACAGGCCTTCTTGAAACTGGCCAAGTCGATCTGGCTTTCTCACAGGCTTGCTTATTCCTTTGACCCAAATGTCAAGGTCTTCCAAGTTATGAGAGGAAGTGAGTTCTCAGAGGTTTATATGGAAAGTGTTGTAAAAAACCTGATATTGGATGAAAATGATCCAAAGCCTAGGGTTGGCCTAATGGTTATGCCTGGTTTTTTGAATGGAGGCAGTGTGATTCAGAGCCGTGTTTATCTCTCAGGTGTGAAGGTTGCTGAATGATTACCAAACCTGAACAAATATTTGTTGTATTGTTTATGTGGTGTGTTTCGTTGTATTATGTCGTAATCTATGTAATTG is a window encoding:
- the LOC133681644 gene encoding LOW QUALITY PROTEIN: protein GRAVITROPIC IN THE LIGHT 1 (The sequence of the model RefSeq protein was modified relative to this genomic sequence to represent the inferred CDS: inserted 4 bases in 3 codons; substituted 3 bases at 3 genomic stop codons), which produces MQPTALKDNQPCENNCQKVHPQPMEDSANQNPEAGEALISKIFXPSLKSAYIQLQAAHTPYDPDKIQASDXVVISELKNLSELKHNYRENNPKPICVSPQDSRLAAEIQEQLSLLKTYEVMVXKFQSEIQNKDSEILQSEQMIEEANQKRAKLEKNLKLRGLSTKESEGSGDENGFYSVDLTPELFTSAIETAFKAFHIFSKPLINMMKXNSIESNVVYAKRAHKQYAFESXISQRMFSGYHHENFSTKADGGAVSKESFFHQFLATREMDPLFMLCQNPNSVFGKFCTSKSLVVVHPKFEASFFGKLDQRNYIKRGGHPRTPFXQAFLKLAKSIWLSHRLAYSFDPNVKVFQVMRGSEFSEVYMESVVKNLILDENDPKPRVGLMVMPGFLNGGSVIQSRVYLSGVKVAE